One window of Streptococcus troglodytae genomic DNA carries:
- a CDS encoding antigen I/II family LPXTG-anchored adhesin, with the protein MYESQKTYGFRKSKISKTLCGAVLGTVAAVSVAGQKVFADETTTTSDVDTKVVGTQTGNPATNLPEAQENASKEAEQSQKQAGEINGSIPVEVPKTDLDQAAKDAKSAGVNVVQDADVDKGTVKTAEEAAQKETEIKEDYTKQTEDIKKTTDQYKSDVAAHEAEVAKINAKNQATKEQYEKDMAAHKAEVERINAANAASKAAYEAKLAQYQADLAAVQKTNADNQAAYQKALAAYQAELKRVQEANAAAKAAYDTAVAANNAKNTEIAAANEEIRKRNATAKAEYETKLAQYQAELKRVQEANAANEADYKAKLAAYQTELERVQKANAAAKAAYEKAVAENVATNAAITAENAAIKQRNATAKANYEAALKQYETDLSAVKKANAANEADYQAKLAAYQTELARVQKANADAKAAYEAAVAANNAENAAITAENTAIKKRNAEAKADYEAKLAKYQTDLAKYQKDLADYPVKLKAYEDEQAAIKAALAELEKHKNEDGNLTEPSAQNLVYDLEPNAQLALTTDGKFLKASAVDDAFSKSTSKAKYDQKILQLDDLDITNLEQSNDVASSMELYGNFGDKAGWSTTVSNNSQVKWASVLLERGQSATATYTNLQNSYYNGKKISKLVYKYTVDPESKFQGQKVWLGIFTDPTLGVFASAYTGQVEKNTSIFIKNEFTFYDEDGKPINFDNALLSVASLNREHNSIEMAKDYSGKFVKISGSSIGEKNGMIYATDTLNFKQGEGGSRWTMYKNSQAGSGWDTSDAPNSWYGAGAIKMSGPNNHVTVGATSATNVMPVSDMPVVPGKDNTDGKKPNIWYSLNGKIRAVNVPKVTKEKPTPPVEPTAPTKPTYETEKPLKPAPVAPNYEKEPTPPTRTPDQSEPNKPTPPTYETEKPLEPAPVEPSYEAEPTPPTRTPDQSEPNKPTPPTYETEKPLEPAPVEPSYEAEPTPPTPTPDQPEPNKPVEPTYEVIPTPPTDPVYQELPTPPSVPTVHFHYFKLAVQPQVNKQIKNNNDADIDRTLVAKQSVVKFQLKTADLPAGRDETTSFVLVDPLPSGYRFNLEATKAASPGFDVTHDKATNTVTFKATAATLATFNADLTKSVATIYPTVVGQVLNDGATYKNNFTLTVNDAYGIKSNVVRVTTPGKPNDPDNPNNNYIKPTKVNKNENGVVIDGKTVLAGSTNYYELTWDLDQYKNDRSSADTIQKGFYYVDDYPEEALELRQDLVKITDANGNEVTGVSVDNYTSLEAAPQEIRDVLSKAEIKPKGAFQIFRADNPREFYDTYVKTGIDLKIVSPMVVKNKWDKQAAVMKIKLTKLTLVMVMHQISLSIMFLRLTLRKM; encoded by the coding sequence ATTTATGAAAGTCAAAAAACTTACGGTTTTCGTAAAAGTAAAATTAGTAAAACACTGTGTGGTGCTGTTCTAGGAACAGTAGCGGCAGTCTCTGTAGCAGGACAAAAAGTTTTTGCCGATGAAACGACCACTACTAGTGATGTAGATACTAAAGTAGTTGGGACACAAACCGGAAATCCAGCGACCAATTTGCCAGAAGCTCAAGAAAATGCGAGTAAAGAAGCTGAACAAAGTCAAAAGCAAGCTGGAGAGATAAATGGTTCAATACCAGTTGAAGTGCCTAAAACTGATCTTGATCAAGCAGCAAAGGATGCTAAGTCTGCTGGTGTCAATGTTGTTCAAGACGCCGATGTAGATAAAGGAACTGTTAAAACAGCTGAAGAAGCAGCCCAAAAAGAAACTGAAATTAAAGAAGATTACACAAAACAAACTGAGGATATAAAGAAGACAACAGATCAATATAAGTCGGATGTAGCTGCTCATGAGGCAGAAGTTGCTAAAATCAATGCTAAAAATCAGGCAACTAAAGAACAGTACGAAAAAGATATGGCAGCTCATAAAGCCGAGGTTGAACGCATTAATGCTGCAAATGCTGCTAGCAAAGCAGCCTATGAAGCTAAATTGGCTCAATATCAAGCTGATTTGGCGGCTGTTCAAAAGACAAATGCTGATAATCAAGCAGCCTATCAAAAAGCTCTTGCTGCTTATCAAGCTGAACTGAAACGTGTTCAGGAAGCTAATGCAGCCGCCAAAGCTGCTTATGATACTGCTGTAGCAGCAAATAATGCCAAAAATACAGAAATTGCTGCTGCCAATGAAGAAATTAGAAAGCGCAATGCAACAGCCAAAGCTGAATATGAGACTAAGTTAGCTCAATATCAAGCTGAACTAAAGCGTGTTCAGGAAGCTAATGCCGCAAATGAAGCAGATTATAAAGCTAAATTAGCGGCTTATCAAACAGAATTAGAACGTGTCCAAAAAGCTAATGCAGCTGCTAAGGCTGCTTATGAAAAAGCGGTCGCAGAAAATGTAGCTACCAATGCAGCCATTACAGCAGAAAATGCAGCGATAAAACAGCGTAACGCGACAGCAAAAGCAAATTATGAAGCTGCACTCAAACAATATGAGACTGATTTGTCAGCGGTGAAAAAAGCTAATGCCGCAAATGAAGCGGACTATCAAGCTAAATTAGCCGCTTATCAAACAGAGCTCGCTCGTGTTCAAAAAGCCAATGCGGATGCTAAAGCGGCCTATGAAGCAGCTGTAGCAGCAAATAATGCCGAAAACGCGGCGATCACAGCTGAAAACACTGCAATTAAAAAGCGCAATGCGGAAGCTAAAGCTGATTACGAAGCAAAACTTGCTAAGTATCAGACAGATCTTGCCAAATATCAAAAAGACTTAGCAGACTATCCGGTTAAGCTAAAGGCCTATGAAGATGAACAAGCTGCTATCAAGGCTGCACTGGCAGAGCTTGAAAAACATAAAAATGAAGACGGAAACTTGACAGAGCCATCTGCCCAAAATTTGGTCTATGATCTTGAGCCAAATGCTCAGTTAGCACTCACAACTGACGGAAAATTTCTCAAGGCTTCTGCTGTGGATGACGCTTTTAGCAAAAGCACTTCAAAAGCGAAATATGACCAAAAAATTCTTCAATTAGATGATCTAGATATAACTAACTTAGAACAATCTAATGATGTTGCTTCTTCTATGGAACTCTATGGGAATTTTGGTGATAAAGCTGGCTGGTCAACAACAGTAAGCAATAACTCACAGGTTAAATGGGCTTCTGTACTTTTAGAGCGCGGTCAAAGCGCAACAGCTACATACACTAACTTGCAGAATTCTTATTACAATGGTAAAAAGATTTCTAAACTTGTCTACAAGTATACAGTGGATCCTGAGTCCAAGTTTCAAGGTCAAAAGGTTTGGTTAGGTATTTTTACCGATCCAACTTTAGGTGTTTTTGCTTCCGCTTATACAGGTCAAGTTGAAAAAAATACCTCTATTTTTATTAAAAATGAATTCACCTTCTATGACGAAGATGGAAAACCAATTAATTTTGACAATGCCCTTCTCTCAGTAGCTTCTCTTAACCGTGAACATAACTCTATTGAGATGGCTAAAGATTATAGTGGTAAATTTGTCAAAATCTCTGGTTCATCTATCGGTGAAAAGAATGGCATGATTTATGCTACAGATACTCTTAACTTTAAACAGGGTGAAGGCGGCTCTCGCTGGACTATGTATAAAAATAGTCAAGCTGGTTCAGGATGGGATACTTCAGATGCGCCGAATTCTTGGTATGGAGCAGGGGCCATTAAAATGTCTGGTCCGAATAACCATGTTACTGTAGGAGCAACTTCTGCAACAAATGTGATGCCAGTTTCTGACATGCCTGTTGTTCCTGGTAAGGACAATACTGATGGCAAAAAACCAAATATTTGGTATTCTTTAAATGGTAAAATTCGTGCGGTTAATGTTCCTAAAGTTACCAAGGAAAAACCCACACCGCCGGTCGAGCCGACAGCTCCAACTAAACCAACTTATGAAACAGAAAAGCCATTAAAACCGGCACCAGTAGCTCCAAATTATGAAAAGGAGCCAACACCGCCGACAAGGACACCGGATCAATCAGAGCCAAACAAACCCACACCACCGACCTATGAAACAGAAAAGCCGTTGGAGCCAGCGCCTGTTGAGCCAAGCTATGAAGCAGAGCCAACGCCGCCGACAAGGACACCGGATCAATCAGAGCCAAACAAACCCACACCACCGACCTATGAAACAGAAAAGCCGTTGGAGCCAGCGCCTGTTGAGCCAAGCTATGAAGCAGAGCCAACGCCGCCGACACCAACACCAGATCAACCAGAACCAAACAAACCTGTTGAACCAACTTATGAGGTCATTCCCACACCGCCGACTGATCCTGTTTATCAAGAGCTTCCCACACCTCCATCTGTACCAACTGTTCATTTCCATTACTTTAAATTAGCCGTGCAACCGCAAGTTAATAAGCAAATTAAGAATAATAACGATGCTGATATTGACAGAACTTTGGTGGCTAAGCAATCTGTTGTTAAGTTCCAGCTGAAGACAGCAGATCTTCCTGCTGGACGTGATGAAACGACTTCCTTTGTCTTGGTAGATCCTCTGCCATCTGGTTATCGATTTAATCTTGAAGCTACAAAAGCTGCCAGCCCTGGCTTTGATGTCACTCATGATAAAGCAACTAATACAGTCACCTTCAAGGCAACTGCAGCAACTTTGGCTACGTTTAATGCTGATTTGACTAAGTCAGTGGCAACGATTTATCCAACAGTGGTCGGACAAGTTCTTAACGATGGCGCAACTTATAAGAATAATTTCACGCTCACAGTCAATGATGCTTATGGCATTAAATCCAATGTTGTTCGGGTGACAACTCCTGGTAAACCAAATGATCCAGATAACCCAAATAATAATTACATTAAGCCAACTAAGGTTAATAAAAATGAAAATGGCGTTGTTATTGATGGTAAAACAGTTCTTGCCGGTTCAACGAATTATTATGAACTAACTTGGGATTTGGATCAATATAAGAACGACCGCTCTTCAGCAGATACCATTCAAAAAGGATTTTACTATGTAGATGATTATCCAGAAGAAGCGCTTGAATTGCGTCAGGATTTAGTGAAGATTACAGATGCTAATGGTAATGAAGTTACTGGTGTTAGTGTGGATAATTACACTAGTCTTGAAGCAGCCCCTCAAGAAATTAGAGATGTTCTTTCCAAGGCAGAAATTAAACCTAAAGGTGCTTTCCAAATTTTCCGTGCCGATAATCCAAGAGAATTTTATGATACTTATGTTAAAACTGGAATTGATTTGAAGATTGTATCACCAATGGTTGTTAAAAACAAATGGGACAAACAGGCGGCAGTTATGAAAATCAAGCTTACCAAATTGACTTTGGTAATGGTTATGCATCAAATATCGTTATCAATAATGTTCCTAAGATTAACCCTAAGAAAGATGTGA
- a CDS encoding LPXTG cell wall anchor domain-containing protein, which yields MGQTGGSYENQAYQIDFGNGYASNIVINNVPKINPKKDVTLTLDPADTNNVDGQTIPLNTVFNYRLIGGIIPANHSEELFEYNFYDDYDQTGDRYTGQYKVFAKVDITLKDGSIIKSGAELTQYTTAEVDTAKGAITIKFKEDFLRSVSIDSAFQAESYIQMKRIAVGTFENTYINTVNGVTYSSNTVKTTTPEDPTDPTDPQDPSSPRTSTVINYKPQSTAYQPSSVQETLPNTGVTNNAYMPLLGIIGLVTSFSLLGLKAKKD from the coding sequence ATGGGACAAACAGGCGGCAGTTATGAAAATCAAGCTTACCAAATTGACTTTGGTAATGGTTATGCATCAAATATCGTTATCAATAATGTTCCTAAGATTAACCCTAAGAAAGATGTGACTTTAACACTTGATCCGGCTGATACAAATAATGTTGATGGTCAGACTATTCCACTTAATACAGTCTTTAATTACCGTTTGATTGGTGGCATTATTCCTGCAAATCACTCAGAAGAACTCTTTGAATACAATTTCTATGATGATTATGATCAAACAGGAGATCGCTATACTGGTCAGTATAAAGTTTTTGCTAAGGTTGATATCACTCTTAAAGACGGTTCTATTATCAAGTCAGGTGCTGAGTTAACTCAGTATACGACAGCGGAAGTTGATACCGCTAAAGGTGCTATCACAATTAAGTTCAAGGAAGACTTTCTGCGTTCTGTTTCAATTGATTCAGCTTTCCAAGCTGAAAGTTATATCCAAATGAAACGTATTGCGGTTGGTACTTTTGAAAATACTTATATTAATACTGTCAATGGGGTAACTTACAGTTCAAATACAGTGAAAACAACTACTCCTGAGGATCCTACAGACCCTACTGATCCGCAAGATCCATCATCACCGCGGACTTCAACTGTAATTAACTACAAACCTCAATCAACTGCTTATCAACCGAGCTCTGTTCAAGAAACATTACCAAATACGGGAGTAACAAACAATGCTTATATGCCTTTACTTGGTATTATTGGCTTAGTTACTAGTTTTAGTTTGCTTGGTTTAAAGGCTAAGAAAGATTGA